Proteins from a genomic interval of Salmo salar chromosome ssa14, Ssal_v3.1, whole genome shotgun sequence:
- the LOC123726598 gene encoding putative per-hexamer repeat protein 5, whose product MCGYLSCATLSSSGSSQPLWHPLCESMKTSGPPPQLWLHPEGDDLPRPDATSCGPDAPLPAKTHTHSAHSSGDLQIGEAESGSDKIRDAGSGSGDLEIRDVGSGDLEVRDVGSGDLEVRDVGSGSADLEVRDVGSGSGDLEIRDVGSGDLEVRDVGSGSGDLEIRDVGSGDLEVRDVGSGDLEIRDVGSGDLELRDVGSGSGDLEIRDVGSGDLEVRDVGSGSGDLEIRDVGSGDLEVRDVGSGDLEVRDVGSGDLEVRDVGSGSGDLEVRDVGSGSGDLEIRDVGSGDLEIRDVGSGSGDLEIRDVGSGSGDLEIRDVGSGSGDLEVRDVGSGSGDLEVRDVGSGSGDLEIRDVGSGDLEVRDVGSGSGDLEIRDVGSGDLEIRDVGSGSGDLEIRDVGSGDQEIRDVGSADLEIRDVGSGDLELRDVGSGSGDLEIRDVGSGDLEVRDVGSGSGDLEIRDVGSGDLEVRDVGSVR is encoded by the exons ATGTGTGGATACCTGTCCTGTGCCACTCTCTCCAGTAGTGGCTCCAGTCAGCCACTGTGGCACCCGCTGTGTGAGTCCATGAAGACCAGTGGCCCCCCCCCACAGCTCTGGCTGCACCCAGAGGGCGACGACTTGCCACGCCCAGATGCCACGTCCTGCGGACCAGACGCACCCCTTCCAGCCAAGACACATACTCACTCTGCACACTCTTCAGGTGACCTACAGATAGGAGAGGCAGAGTCAGGGTCAG ATAAGATAAGGGATGCAGGGTCAGGTTCAGGTGACCTAGAGATAAGGGATGTAGGTTCAGGTGACCTAGAGGTAAGGGATGTAGGTTCAGGTGACCTAGAGGTAAGGGATGTAGGGTCAGGTTCAGCTGACCTAGAGGTAAGGGATGTAGGGTCAGGTTCAGGTGACCTAGAGATAAGGGATGTAGGTTCAGGTGAC CTAGAGGTAAGGGATGTAGGGTCAGGTTCAGGTGACCTAGAGATAAGGGATGTAGGTTCAGGTGACCTAGAGGTAAGGGATGTAGGGTCAGGTGACCTAGAGATAAGGGATGTAGGTTCAGGTGACCTAGAGTTAAGGGATGTAGGGTCAGGTTCAGGTGACCTAGAGATAAGGGATGTAGGTTCAGGTGACCTAGAGGTAAGGGATGTAGGGTCAGGTTCAG gtgacctagagataagggatgtag GTTCAGGTGACCTAGAGGTAAGGGATGTAGGTTCAGGTGACCTAGAGGTAAGGGATGTAGGTTCAGGTGACCTAGAGGTAAGGGATGTAGGGTCAGGTTCAGGTGACCTAGAGGTAAGGGATGTAGGGTCAGGTTCAGGTGACCTAGAGATAAGGGATGTAGGTTCAGGTGACCTAGAGATAAGGGATGTAGGGTCAGGTTCAGGTGACCTAGAGATAAGGGATGTAGGGTCAGGTTCAGGTGACCTAGAGATAAGGGATGTAGGGTCAGGTTCAGGTGACCTAGAGGTAAGGGATGTAGGGTCAGGTTCAGGTGACCTAGAGGTAAGGGATGTAGGGTCAGGTTCAGGTGACCTAGAGATAAGGGATGTAGGTTCAGGTGACCTAGAGGTAAGGGATGTAGGGTCAGGTTCAGGTGACCTAGAGATAAGGGATGTAGGTTCAGGTGACCTAGAGATAAGGGATGTAGGGTCAGGTTCAGGTGACCTAGAGATAAGGGATGTAGGTTCAGGTGACCAAGAGATAAGGGATGTAGGTTCAGCTGACCTAGAGATAAGGGATGTAGGTTCAGGTGACCTAGAGTTAAGGGATGTAGGGTCAGGTTCAGGTGACCTAGAGATAAGGGATGTAGGTTCAGGTGACCTAGAGGTAAGGGATGTAGGGTCAGGTTCAGGTGACCTAGAGATAAGGGATGTAGGTTCAGGTGACCTAGAGGTAAGGGATGTAGGGTCGGTCAGGTGA